Proteins co-encoded in one Synechococcus elongatus PCC 6301 genomic window:
- a CDS encoding AAA family ATPase gives MKIKRISVYGLFGVFDHTISLNTNQRITIIHGPNGFGKTAVLRLLNSFFNSRYSELRSISFNKFKVELNDDTVIEVAREIKDFHESGRVDITFYLYKPNIERKSFSLGQVKYSPDIGFPIGILDEVVPGLERIDTRKWMYLPTDEVLSLEEVVERFGDSLPDSLSANLRGSYSKEEPVWLKDIKNAIHIRLIESQRLLNLVPSRSSRTYRGTPLMLSTVSAYSDELAKLMQDKFKEYGTTSQSLDRTFPLRVVKQQPSSDVSDEQLRNQLDELESTRSRLIEVGLLDKEEDSEFQIQPQDIDESTKNALSVYVEDVEKKLNVFSEIARKIDLLRRIINNKFAYSYKEINFSKEKGFVFSTRYKSFTDSNKLSPTDLSSGEQHELVLLYELLFKVKPNSLVLIDEPELSLHVGWQIQFLKDLQEIIELADLDILMATHSPDLIQDRWDLTVELKGPEK, from the coding sequence ATGAAAATTAAGCGAATTTCTGTATATGGTTTATTTGGAGTTTTTGATCACACAATTTCCTTAAACACTAATCAAAGAATTACTATTATTCATGGTCCTAATGGCTTTGGAAAAACAGCAGTATTAAGACTATTAAACAGCTTTTTTAATTCTCGATATTCCGAGTTAAGATCAATTTCATTTAATAAATTCAAGGTAGAGTTAAATGATGATACAGTTATTGAAGTTGCAAGAGAAATAAAAGACTTTCACGAGTCAGGAAGAGTTGATATAACTTTTTATTTATACAAACCTAACATCGAGAGAAAATCCTTCTCTTTAGGTCAGGTTAAATATTCTCCCGATATAGGTTTTCCTATTGGTATCCTAGATGAAGTAGTGCCAGGTCTGGAAAGAATAGATACCAGAAAGTGGATGTATCTTCCCACCGATGAGGTTTTATCTTTAGAAGAAGTTGTTGAGCGTTTTGGAGACTCATTACCTGACTCTTTATCTGCAAATTTAAGGGGATCTTATTCAAAAGAAGAACCTGTGTGGTTGAAGGACATAAAAAATGCTATTCACATTCGCCTCATTGAATCGCAGCGACTACTTAATCTCGTTCCTAGTCGTTCTTCCAGAACATATCGTGGAACACCTTTAATGCTATCTACTGTCTCCGCTTATTCGGATGAACTTGCAAAGCTCATGCAAGATAAATTCAAGGAATATGGCACAACATCGCAATCTCTTGACAGAACATTTCCATTGAGAGTGGTAAAGCAACAGCCATCTTCGGACGTATCAGATGAGCAGCTTCGCAACCAGTTGGATGAGCTTGAGTCAACTCGTTCTCGTCTCATAGAGGTAGGACTACTAGATAAAGAAGAAGATTCAGAATTTCAAATTCAACCTCAAGATATTGATGAGAGCACCAAAAATGCGTTATCAGTTTATGTCGAAGATGTAGAAAAGAAATTGAATGTATTTTCTGAAATCGCAAGAAAGATCGATCTTTTGAGAAGAATTATTAACAATAAATTTGCTTATTCCTATAAGGAAATAAATTTTAGCAAGGAAAAAGGATTTGTTTTTTCAACACGCTATAAATCCTTTACTGATTCAAATAAACTGTCACCGACAGATTTATCATCTGGCGAACAGCATGAATTAGTTCTTTTGTACGAGTTATTGTTTAAGGTCAAACCTAACTCACTGGTTCTCATCGATGAACCTGAACTTTCTCTACATGTAGGCTGGCAAATTCAATTCCTAAAGGATTTACAAGAGATCATAGAGCTCGCAGACCTAGATATCCTAATGGCTACTCACTCACCAGATCTTATTCAAGATAGATGGGATTTGACAGTTGAGCTGAAAGGGCCAGAAAAGTGA
- a CDS encoding DUF4435 domain-containing protein, producing MKDLLSNDRHANQIRLRRSTFQGTFLLVEGSSDKIFYENLIDQLECEVVNISGKPSSKLLVISVLKILEKRPRFNGILAIVDADFDRLANLQPHSSNLLYTDTHDLESMIINSPAFYKVIAEYGSKNKIHQFNRDIRVAILESGTSIGYLLWISQCNELNLTFKGIRFSRFIDENSLQIDEIELIREIKNKSQAFSLDDEDLRLQLNDKKDNGYDPWQVCCGHHLVEILSLGLRRTLGSNQASDIEPDKLERYLRLAYEEKYFLNTDLYASIRNWEDNNMPFKVLKNDRS from the coding sequence GTGAAAGATTTACTTTCAAACGACCGTCATGCAAACCAGATTCGGTTGCGAAGAAGCACATTTCAAGGAACATTTTTACTTGTAGAGGGGTCCTCAGATAAAATTTTTTATGAAAATTTAATTGATCAATTAGAGTGTGAAGTAGTAAATATTTCAGGCAAGCCATCTAGTAAATTACTAGTTATTTCTGTGCTAAAAATATTGGAGAAAAGACCAAGATTCAATGGGATTCTAGCAATTGTTGATGCAGATTTTGATCGACTTGCAAATCTGCAACCTCACAGTTCTAATCTCCTCTACACGGATACTCATGATCTTGAATCCATGATCATCAATTCCCCAGCTTTTTACAAGGTAATTGCCGAGTATGGATCTAAAAATAAAATTCATCAATTTAATCGAGATATAAGGGTAGCAATACTTGAAAGTGGTACTTCAATTGGCTATTTGCTTTGGATTTCTCAATGTAATGAGTTGAATCTAACTTTTAAAGGCATTAGGTTTAGTAGGTTTATTGACGAAAACAGTTTGCAAATAGATGAAATCGAACTAATTCGTGAGATTAAGAATAAATCACAGGCCTTCTCATTAGACGATGAGGATCTGCGACTTCAACTGAATGATAAAAAAGATAATGGTTATGATCCCTGGCAGGTTTGCTGTGGTCATCATTTAGTCGAAATTCTGTCACTTGGCTTACGAAGAACTCTTGGTTCTAATCAGGCGTCTGATATTGAGCCTGATAAGCTTGAGCGTTATCTAAGACTTGCCTACGAGGAAAAGTATTTCCTTAATACAGATTTATACGCAAGTATTCGCAACTGGGAAGACAACAACATGCCATTTAAAGTGCTAAAAAATGATAGATCTTAA
- a CDS encoding tRNA-binding protein, which produces MHPIETITFDKFLKVELRVGKIVDATEFVGARRPAYILHIDFGEEIGVKKSSAQITALYKPEELIGGLVVAVVNFPCKQIGLLMSDCLVTGFQSENREVALCILDKSVLLGSKLL; this is translated from the coding sequence GTGCATCCCATAGAAACTATTACCTTCGACAAGTTTCTGAAGGTTGAGCTTCGTGTCGGCAAGATTGTTGATGCAACTGAGTTTGTGGGTGCGCGGAGGCCAGCCTACATCCTGCATATCGACTTCGGTGAAGAGATTGGTGTCAAGAAATCAAGTGCGCAGATCACCGCACTCTACAAGCCGGAAGAACTGATCGGTGGGCTTGTCGTAGCAGTGGTCAACTTTCCATGTAAGCAAATCGGTCTGCTTATGTCTGATTGCCTTGTCACGGGATTCCAGAGCGAGAACAGAGAAGTAGCGCTCTGCATCCTTGACAAGTCCGTTCTGCTGGGCTCAAAATTGCTTTAA
- a CDS encoding ABC transporter ATP-binding protein yields MSVIEAEQLCKVYPVALKDPGLMGSVRHFFKRRFRDIEAVKGVSFRIEPGEVVGFLGPNGAGKTTTLKMLTGLIRPSSGSCRVAGAVPFRREPAFLNQISLVMGQKQQLIWDLPALDSLRINGAVYGISDRDLDRRIGELAEMLSLQQQLRQPVRKLSLGERMKAELLAALLHGPKVLFLDEPTLGLDVNAQTAVREFLATYNERYRATILLTSHYMADITRLCDRVIVIHYGSLIYDGELDGLLDRFAPYRQIQLDLESPRSPEDLSRYGEVESCDGLSVRLLVKRSQLTETVTRLLADLPVNDLRVEDPPVEEVIGRVFSAGAVA; encoded by the coding sequence TTGAGCGTGATTGAAGCTGAACAACTGTGCAAGGTCTATCCCGTTGCGCTCAAAGATCCGGGCTTGATGGGCAGCGTCCGCCATTTCTTCAAGCGGCGTTTCCGCGACATCGAAGCCGTCAAAGGCGTTAGCTTTCGGATCGAACCCGGCGAAGTCGTCGGCTTCTTGGGGCCAAATGGCGCAGGCAAAACCACCACGCTGAAAATGCTGACCGGCTTGATTCGGCCTTCTAGCGGTTCTTGTCGGGTCGCAGGAGCTGTCCCGTTTCGGCGAGAGCCTGCCTTCCTCAACCAAATCAGTTTGGTGATGGGGCAAAAGCAGCAACTGATCTGGGATTTGCCAGCCCTAGACTCGCTGCGGATCAATGGCGCAGTCTACGGGATCAGCGATCGCGATTTGGATCGCCGCATTGGCGAGCTGGCTGAAATGCTGTCGCTGCAGCAGCAACTGCGGCAACCCGTGCGTAAGCTCTCGCTCGGCGAACGGATGAAAGCCGAACTCTTGGCGGCATTGCTGCATGGCCCCAAAGTTCTCTTTCTGGATGAGCCAACGCTGGGGCTGGATGTCAACGCGCAGACAGCGGTACGGGAATTTCTGGCGACCTACAACGAACGCTATCGCGCCACGATTCTGCTGACCTCGCACTACATGGCTGACATCACGCGCCTCTGCGATCGCGTCATCGTCATTCACTACGGCAGCCTGATCTACGACGGCGAACTGGATGGATTGCTCGATCGCTTTGCACCCTACCGCCAAATCCAACTGGATTTAGAAAGTCCGCGATCGCCCGAGGATCTGAGTCGCTATGGCGAAGTCGAAAGTTGCGATGGGCTTTCCGTTCGGTTGCTCGTGAAGCGATCGCAACTGACTGAAACCGTGACGCGGCTATTGGCCGATCTGCCCGTCAATGATTTGCGCGTCGAAGATCCGCCGGTAGAAGAAGTGATCGGTCGCGTCTTTAGTGCAGGAGCCGTGGCATGA